Proteins encoded within one genomic window of Candidatus Thiodiazotropha endoloripes:
- a CDS encoding hydrogenase small subunit, whose product MADDRKKLSMTLGESLRQQGVSRRGFLKYCAATASMMALPPTMVPAIAQALEKAKRPSVIWLSFQECTGCTESLTRSHSPSVENLIFDHISLDYHHTLQVASGDAAEAAREAAMHENEGKYIVVVDGSIPLANPGYSSIAGISNLQMLEETVAGAAAVVAVGSCAAFGGLPHANPNPTGAVSVGEIVKDKPVVNVSGCPPIPTVITGVLAHFLTFGSLPELDALGRPMVFFGQSIHDRCYRRPFYDKGLFAETFDDEGARKGWCLFRLGCKGPMTYNACATAKWNQGTSWPVESGHGCLGCSEPDFWDAGGFYNALSIPDSDLTRKTGYVVGAGVALGAAAGALNRSTRAKAAAKHETVTIDDLDKKS is encoded by the coding sequence ATGGCTGATGATCGAAAAAAACTCTCTATGACACTGGGCGAAAGCCTGCGTCAGCAAGGGGTATCCAGGCGGGGATTTCTGAAGTATTGCGCCGCCACTGCATCGATGATGGCACTGCCACCAACCATGGTGCCTGCAATCGCACAGGCACTTGAGAAAGCGAAACGCCCATCGGTTATCTGGCTTTCATTTCAGGAGTGTACCGGTTGCACCGAGTCGCTGACCCGCAGTCACTCCCCAAGCGTGGAAAACCTGATATTCGATCATATCTCACTGGATTATCACCATACCTTGCAGGTTGCTTCGGGTGATGCCGCAGAAGCCGCCAGAGAAGCGGCCATGCATGAGAATGAAGGCAAGTACATCGTGGTTGTCGATGGATCCATTCCACTGGCCAACCCGGGCTATTCCTCAATTGCGGGCATCAGTAATCTGCAGATGCTAGAAGAGACGGTGGCCGGTGCAGCGGCAGTGGTTGCCGTCGGCAGTTGTGCCGCATTCGGTGGCCTGCCTCATGCCAATCCCAATCCAACCGGGGCGGTTTCCGTGGGTGAGATCGTCAAGGATAAACCGGTGGTCAACGTATCCGGCTGTCCACCAATCCCTACGGTGATTACCGGTGTACTGGCCCACTTCCTGACCTTTGGTTCACTACCGGAACTGGATGCTCTGGGACGCCCGATGGTGTTCTTCGGGCAGAGCATTCATGATCGATGTTATCGGCGGCCTTTCTATGACAAAGGCCTATTTGCCGAGACTTTCGACGATGAAGGGGCGCGTAAGGGTTGGTGTCTGTTCAGACTGGGCTGCAAAGGGCCAATGACCTACAACGCCTGTGCCACAGCGAAATGGAATCAGGGCACCAGTTGGCCGGTTGAATCGGGTCATGGCTGTCTGGGTTGTTCCGAGCCCGACTTTTGGGATGCAGGCGGTTTTTACAACGCACTCTCCATTCCCGATAGCGATCTCACCAGAAAGACTGGCTATGTTGTGGGTGCCGGTGTGGCGCTCGGCGCCGCTGCTGGTGCACTCAATCGCAGTACCCGGGCGAAAGCGGCTGCAAAACATGAAACTGTTACCATTGACGACTTGGATAAGAAATCATGA
- a CDS encoding hydrogenase expression/formation protein: MQRLQDIAIKVESPEGVQASHGNALPILHEILHALQRFSTEGEQSCIDLRSLPFGPGDEEELLRLLGRGEINVTMDALGESTIWETAFSGVWIVDHRNAEGEPVALQIEIGPVPQIVFSQQEDIVDAIDRLEAQLNDH; this comes from the coding sequence ATGCAGCGACTACAGGACATCGCCATAAAAGTTGAGTCTCCCGAAGGCGTTCAAGCCAGCCATGGGAACGCACTCCCCATCTTGCACGAAATCCTCCACGCCCTGCAGCGCTTCTCCACCGAAGGTGAACAGAGTTGTATCGATTTACGATCACTGCCGTTTGGCCCGGGTGATGAAGAGGAACTGTTGCGCCTGCTGGGTCGGGGTGAGATCAATGTGACGATGGACGCATTGGGTGAAAGCACCATCTGGGAGACGGCTTTTTCTGGAGTCTGGATTGTCGATCACCGGAACGCCGAGGGCGAACCTGTCGCTCTGCAGATAGAGATCGGCCCTGTCCCCCAAATCGTATTCTCACAGCAGGAAGATATCGTTGACGCCATTGACCGGCTAGAAGCACAGTTAAATGACCATTAA
- a CDS encoding HyaD/HybD family hydrogenase maturation endopeptidase, producing MTIERVLILGIGNTLLSDEGIGIHLVTAMQKKTGDIPGVTYMDGGTLSFTLAEPIADADGLIVVDAARMKQPPGALKVFRNDAMDRYLSGNRSSVHEVSLGDLLDIARLSETLPAERCLVGIEPKELDWGESLSDAVAPTVDQGIEEIISILKEWGIFS from the coding sequence ATGACGATAGAGCGTGTTTTAATCCTGGGCATTGGAAATACCCTGCTCAGTGATGAGGGTATTGGCATCCATCTGGTGACTGCCATGCAAAAGAAAACCGGGGATATTCCTGGGGTTACCTATATGGATGGCGGCACCCTGAGCTTTACACTGGCGGAACCCATTGCCGATGCGGATGGATTGATCGTGGTGGATGCGGCGCGTATGAAACAGCCTCCCGGTGCACTTAAGGTGTTTCGTAACGATGCGATGGATCGTTATCTGAGTGGTAATCGCTCGAGTGTTCACGAAGTCAGCCTTGGAGATTTATTGGACATCGCTCGTTTATCCGAAACCCTACCGGCAGAACGTTGCCTGGTCGGCATTGAACCAAAAGAGCTGGATTGGGGTGAGTCCCTGAGCGATGCGGTTGCACCAACTGTTGACCAGGGCATCGAAGAGATAATTTCCATACTTAAAGAGTGGGGAATATTTTCATAA
- a CDS encoding HypC/HybG/HupF family hydrogenase formation chaperone, translating to MCLGIPMQIKEIDGFTARCEAKGVEREVSLFMLQHEELAADDFVVVHVGYAIQKVSPQEAQSAWEIYDEMLTKMDPQTDA from the coding sequence ATGTGTCTTGGCATACCCATGCAGATAAAAGAGATTGATGGCTTTACCGCACGCTGCGAAGCCAAAGGGGTTGAAAGGGAGGTCAGCCTGTTCATGTTACAGCATGAGGAGTTGGCTGCGGATGATTTCGTGGTGGTACATGTGGGCTATGCCATACAGAAGGTCTCCCCTCAGGAGGCCCAATCCGCCTGGGAAATCTATGATGAGATGTTAACCAAAATGGATCCGCAGACTGATGCATGA
- a CDS encoding hydrogenase maturation nickel metallochaperone HypA translates to MLRQVEEIAQREQATSVERIVIQIGPLSGVVPELLQQAFTIARCGTRAEAAELVTQTQPVRVHCLQCGYDSDAQANRLLCAKCGDYRTRLISGDELLLASVELTKN, encoded by the coding sequence ATGCTGAGACAAGTGGAAGAGATCGCCCAGCGCGAACAGGCAACATCTGTTGAGCGTATCGTGATTCAGATCGGACCACTCTCCGGGGTGGTTCCCGAACTGCTGCAGCAGGCCTTCACCATAGCAAGATGCGGAACCAGAGCCGAGGCGGCAGAACTGGTGACCCAGACCCAGCCGGTGCGGGTCCATTGTCTACAATGTGGTTATGATTCCGATGCCCAGGCCAATCGCCTGCTTTGTGCTAAGTGTGGAGACTATCGCACCCGCCTGATCAGTGGTGACGAACTGCTGTTGGCCAGTGTTGAACTGACAAAAAACTAA
- the hypB gene encoding hydrogenase nickel incorporation protein HypB produces the protein MCDTCGCNVTHGNRHLIEEGGKHAHTSDDHVAIEVLENLLSENDHQAAHNREHFERHGVLAINLMSSPGSGKTRLLERTIDHLKERYKIGVIEGDLETENDAQRIRDKGVPAVQITTGTACHLDAHMIHQALHQTPLDELDLLFIENVGNLVCPASFDLGQHLNVTLLSVTEGDDKPAKYPVIFRAADHVLITKSDLLPLLDDFDPDNAGQALQQLAYKNPITLVSAKSDQGMDEWLNWLEAQLSQATATEPATV, from the coding sequence ATGTGTGACACCTGTGGATGTAATGTTACCCATGGCAACCGTCATCTGATCGAGGAAGGTGGCAAGCATGCGCATACTTCCGATGACCATGTCGCTATCGAGGTATTGGAGAATCTGCTGAGCGAAAACGACCATCAGGCGGCACACAACCGAGAGCACTTCGAAAGACATGGTGTGCTGGCGATCAATCTGATGTCGTCCCCGGGCAGTGGCAAGACCCGTCTCCTGGAACGCACCATCGATCACCTCAAGGAGCGCTACAAAATCGGTGTCATCGAGGGAGACCTGGAGACTGAAAACGACGCCCAGCGCATCAGAGACAAAGGCGTACCGGCCGTTCAGATAACCACCGGCACTGCCTGTCACCTGGATGCCCACATGATCCACCAGGCCTTGCACCAGACCCCGCTGGATGAATTGGACCTGCTGTTTATTGAAAACGTGGGTAATCTGGTCTGTCCGGCAAGCTTCGACCTGGGACAGCACCTCAATGTTACCCTGTTATCGGTAACCGAGGGGGATGACAAACCGGCCAAATATCCGGTGATCTTCCGTGCAGCGGATCACGTCCTGATCACCAAATCGGACCTGCTCCCCCTGCTGGATGATTTCGATCCGGACAATGCGGGTCAGGCACTGCAACAACTTGCTTACAAAAACCCGATCACGCTGGTTTCAGCAAAATCAGATCAGGGAATGGATGAGTGGCTCAACTGGCTGGAAGCGCAGCTAAGCCAGGCAACAGCAACAGAACCGGCAACAGTCTAA